AAAGGTCTTCGGTGTTCCAAAACCTGGAAAGAAGAAGAAGTTTATGGATGTAAGCAAACATTATGTTGGCGATCAATCTGATAGGATTTCTGAGGGTAGTGCATCCACCAGATATGCAAAACATCCAGTGCCACAGGTGCCAAGACCACGGGAAAGTACCCTAAAACTCGATCAGAGAGCCAAGAGGGCAAGTGACATGCGATCCAGAGGACTTAAATCTGCCAAGCCTCAGACAACATCAACTAACGGTGTTCCTGGCGAGGATCCTTTATCCACTCCTGTCCCAAGCTCTAGTGCTCTTGAAAGTACTTTTGCTTTTGCGGCAAGTACGACAAGCTCTTCCAACCCTGTGAACCCAACTGTAGAAAAGAATAATTTGGCTCATGCCACTGATCTTAGAACTGAAGATGCTTCTATTCTGGAATCACGTTTACAAGCCACACCAACCATTCCTGCTGTCAAGAAGAATCCAATCGCTGCTAATCGAGCTAAAAGGAAATTCGTTCCTTCTGCGGATAGTAACGTGAACAGGAGGGTGCTGAAAACTCCTGACGTTTCAGCCAAGACTAGCTCAGATTCTGCTGAACCCCGAAGGTCAAACCGCCGGATTCAACCAACCTCACGGGTAACTACTGGAACTGTCCTTAAGTTGGCACTAAATTTATACTGTAGTTGTACTACTTTCCGTCACTGAATATTGGTAGTATGTCCTTGCGGTGCATAATATAGCAATAGCTTACTACTTTTGAGCCTTTCAGTATCGTTGTAGTCATTCTAGACTTTTGTCAGAAGTCTCATTACTGTTATGAGTTTCTATACTAGTGTTGCTCCCTTTAGAATAAATCTGAGCGATGTGACTGTTTTTCCCCATTGTGTGCTTGTTACATGTCTGAACTTGCTGCCGAACCTCTACATACACTTGTTTTACGGAGTTTGATACATCTGCTAACTTAGCCTTGCTGTTTTCTGTAATGCAGTTGCTCGAGGGCCTGCAGAGTTCTCTTATAGCCTCCAAAATTACTGGCGAAAAACTCCCTAGGACTAATTTCAGGAGTGCTACTTCTGCCTCAAGAGGTAACTGACTCTTCTCTTTTCTTTGTTTCCGGAACTTCATTTATTGGTGTCATTTCTGATCCTGTGCTTGTCAATCCGTTTCGGTAACCTTGTGGAAACAGGAAAAGCCCATGGCTGATTCAAGGCAATCGAGACGCTGTTTTGGTGAGACAACCATGGCGTGTTTGTACATATCGGTAGCTTGCCGAGTATGGAAGCAAAAGGGGATAGGATTTGAGTGAAGGCTTTTGGAGCTGGTGTGTGTGGATGTACTATAAAACTAGCTTAAGTTAGTGTCTTTTCTCTCTATTGCACTGGACAGTATTATTGTGTCGTAGGATTAGCCATTAATCACCCCCAAACCCTCCGTTTAATCTGTATGGATACAGTGCCAAGGAGAAGGACGGGGTCTGGCTTAAACTTACTCATCAACGGTTGTACTTTACCTTGTCTCGAGTACCAGCCCCATGTTGGAATGATCGACTGGTGCTCTTTGGTTCCAGTGAATGCTTTGACCTTGATGTGACAACCGTGCTTTTGCTGTGTCTGCCTTATGTGTGCACTGGTGTGTTTTGCGGCTGTTACACCCTATCTGTAGGGAGAATTGCGTTTTTCATGCTTACACTTTGTTGGTTATAAGATATGGCACAGGGTATCACTTCGATGAGTCAAACTTTGTTGCCAAGGAACGGACACCAAACGTACAATGAATTCAGTGAATCATGAAGGTGCAAGCTTTCTATGATTGTTGACCTTTATAGCCAAGAATCGTATAGGAAATCAGTGAATCGTGAAGCAACAAACTGCCTGCTGATTTTTTCAGTGAAAAATAAACTACCTGCTCATCGTTGACAGCACTAGATCGAACCATTCCCTCGGCAGTAAATGTTGTAGACATGGACAGCTCTCTATATTGCATATTAGACTATTATTTGGACACTAATATATGCTAATGGCGGCTGCTAAAACCTGTTTTCCGGGGCTTGACTTTCTGTTACCTAATAAAGAGTTTCGTGTTGCATAAGTATGTTATATCAAGTTGCCCTCTTCGAATTTCTTGAGTATGCAATTGGAGGGGAACGTTGACTTCCGTGATGAAGAATGGCTTGTCTGAATCGCCTTCGCCTGCCTAGATACATACTGTACATCTCAGCTATGAGACGCTTATAGCCATTGATCACCAGCAAAGCTAGTCGGACCAAAGGAAGGATGGCAGAGTCCTTCGACAAGATGAAGGTGGAGTTCACGGGCCATGAAGAGAGCGTGCAGGCCCTCGCAGAGGCCTTCCACGACTCCGGCGAGGTCCCCGAGAGGTACATCAGGCCGGAGATCGATGCCGATCCCCTGGCCGCCGATGCGGGGGGTCATGCTCTGCCGACGATCGACATGTCCAGGCTGCTCGACCCCGAGTTCTCGGCGGAGGAGTCCGCTAAGCTCGGATCCGCCTGCGAGCACTGGGGCTTCTTCCAGGTCTGCAACAACACCATTCCACGATTCATGTCATGTCATCAGGCAGCAAGCAGAGAAATCTCTGGAGACGTTTGATGTTTTATTTCTTCCCCTGCAGCTCGTGAACCATGGCGTGGACGGGGGGCTGCTGGGGCAGACGAAGGCCGACGTCGCCGAGTTCTTCGGCCTTCCCCCGGAGGAGAAGTCGGCCGTGGCGATCCCGCCCAACGGCATGCAGGGCTTCGGCCACCACTTCGTCTTCTCCAAGGAGCAGAAGCTGGACTGGGTGGACCTGCTGTTCCTCGCCACCAGGCCCGCCCAGGAGCGGTGCCTGGACTTCTGGCCCACCAAGCCCTCCACCTTCAGGTGAAAATGAAATGCTTCTCTGTTTCGTCAACTAgatccctccctccctccacctTCAGGTGACATGAACCGGAATGATTCAAGCATCTTTTTGATCCCTGTTGCTGTGCTCATCCTGATCCCCAGGGACACGCTTGACAAGTACACGACGGAGCTAGCAAGTGTAGCCGAACAGCTGTTCAGGTTCATGGCCAAGGACCTGGGAATTGACCAGGAGGCGCTCCTTGGCACCTTCAAGGGCCTGCCCCAGTGCGTGAGGATCAACTACTACCCTCCCTGCCGGCAAGCCGGCAAGGTGCTGGGCCTCTCGCCGCACACCGACGGCGTTGGCATGACCCTACTCCTCCATGCCAACGACGTGCAAGGACTGCAGGTCAGGAAGGATGGGGAATGGTTCTCCGTGGACGCCCTGCCCGGAGCTCTCGTCGTCAACATCGGCGACGTCCTTGAGGTGTGTTCCTAGCCAGTAGTTACTATCTGCTCTGTTTAATCTGCAAATAGTATGATCATTTCAAGTCGTCAGCTGCCGCTCTATTAAGCTTATATTGAAATAATAAAACACTGAGAAATTGCGATCGGTTTCAAACAGATCCTCAGCAATGGCAAGTACAGGAGCATCGAGCACCGGGCGGTGGTTAACCCTGACAAGGAGAGGATCACCATTGCAGCGTTCCACAGCGTGCACCTTCCCTGCACGATCGGCCCGTTTCAGCAGCTGGGCGACGCACGCTACAAGACGGTCGATGGCCTTGACTTCACCAAGGGATACTTCGCGGCGAAGCTGGAAGGCAGGAGGTACCTGGAGAGCTTGAAGCTATAGGCATATGATGATGGTCACTGGTCAGAGTGGTGAGTGTTATGATAAATTCACTTGGTTTAATACTACTCCTATTGCTTTCCTATGTCTCAGATGTGTTGCTTTCAGCGTGAATGTTATGTGCAATCTTCTCATGGGATGATTTTGTGAATTTTTTCTTTAAAGAACAGAATGTTTTGTGGACATTTTTTTGAAGAACATAATACTTTTGTGAACTTAATGTATTAGGTGTAAATACTGCCTGTGGATAAGCAACAATTTGTGAACAGTCTTTTTAATTTCCCCCCTAAGGTATATATGTTCCATCGACCTAGGACTAGGAGAAGCCAGTATCCACCTTCTGTtgtgatctactccctccgtccggaaatactttgtcggagaaatggatgtatttcCAGACGTTGGGAGTATGTAGGTTGTGATTTTCTTTTGGAAACAATAGAGATCCACAGTATGAGAGGCTAAGTGCAGAAGAATACACAATCAGCAATTGAGAAGAACTGT
This DNA window, taken from Triticum aestivum cultivar Chinese Spring chromosome 1D, IWGSC CS RefSeq v2.1, whole genome shotgun sequence, encodes the following:
- the LOC123181703 gene encoding 2-oxoglutarate-dependent dioxygenase 11 codes for the protein MAESFDKMKVEFTGHEESVQALAEAFHDSGEVPERYIRPEIDADPLAADAGGHALPTIDMSRLLDPEFSAEESAKLGSACEHWGFFQLVNHGVDGGLLGQTKADVAEFFGLPPEEKSAVAIPPNGMQGFGHHFVFSKEQKLDWVDLLFLATRPAQERCLDFWPTKPSTFRDTLDKYTTELASVAEQLFRFMAKDLGIDQEALLGTFKGLPQCVRINYYPPCRQAGKVLGLSPHTDGVGMTLLLHANDVQGLQVRKDGEWFSVDALPGALVVNIGDVLEILSNGKYRSIEHRAVVNPDKERITIAAFHSVHLPCTIGPFQQLGDARYKTVDGLDFTKGYFAAKLEGRRYLESLKL